A window from Theobroma cacao cultivar B97-61/B2 chromosome 3, Criollo_cocoa_genome_V2, whole genome shotgun sequence encodes these proteins:
- the LOC18605499 gene encoding BAG family molecular chaperone regulator 1, with amino-acid sequence MMRMKTKATGLSPVTNGGGGGGGGEPAAHDWELRPGGMLVQKRSPDSDRSTIPPPNIRVRVKYGSIYHEISINSQATFGELKKMLTGPTGLHHQDQKLLYKDKERDSNAFLDMAGVKDKSKIVLVEDPISQEKRLLEMRKNAKMEKASKSISEISLEVDRLAGQVSAFESIITKGGKVAEKDVLNLIELLMNQLLKLDGIMADGDVKLQRKMQVRRVQKYVETLDMLKVKNAVPSSNGGQMPMQNQHRHTNGQKLAPIQEQQSRHFNGQRVAPNQEQQSRNSVAHLPVHQQYQQQQRQSKHSASGAVVVTTKWETFDSSPSLLPLPSTSTSTATSTSSTSNNSVPPKFPWEFFD; translated from the exons atgatgAGAATGAAGACTAAAGCGACAGGGCTGTCACCGGTGACCAATGGCGGTGGAGGTGGAGGTGGAGGTGAACCGGCTGCTCATGATTGGGAGCTTAGACCCGGAGGCATGTTGGTACAAAAACGAAGCCCGGATTCCGATCGAAGCACCATCCCACCACCGAATATTAGAGTTAGGGTCAAGTACGGGTCCATCTACCACGAAATCAGCATCAATTCTCAAGCTACATTCG GGGAGTTGAAGAAGATGTTGACAGGGCCAACAGGATTACACCATCAAGATCAAAAGCTGTTATACAAAGACAAAGAGAGGGATTCCAATGCGTTTCTTGACATGGCAGGTGTGAAGGACAAATCCAAAATTGTTTTAGTTGAAGACCCAATTAGTCAAGAAAAGAGGTTATTGGAGATGAGAAAGAATGCTAAGATGGAGAAGGCTTCTAAATCTATCTCTGAAATCAGCTTGGAAGTTGATAGGCTTGCTGGCCAG GTGTCTGCCTTTGAATCAATAATTACTAAAGGAGGGAAAGTAGCGGAAAAAGATGTGCTTAATTTGATTGAGCTGCTGATGAATCAGTTGCTTAAATTAGATGGCATTATGGCTGATGGAGATGTCAAATTGCAAAGAAAAATGCAG GTGAGAAGAGTTCAAAAATATGTTGAGACATTGGATATGTTGAAGGTTAAAAACGCTGTGCCTAGCAGCAATGGAGGTCAAATGCCAATGCAGAACCAACATAGGCATACAAATGGTCAAAAACTAGCCCCAATCCAAGAGCAGCAATCTAGGCATTTTAACGGGCAAAGAGTAGCACCAAACCAGGAGCAGCAATCTAGGAACTCCGTCGCCCATTTGCCAGTTCATCAACAATACCAGCAGCAACAACGGCAATCAAAGCATTCAGCATCGGGGGCGGTCGTTGTAACCACGAAATGGGAGACATTTGATTCTTCTCCTTCATTGTTGCCGCTCCCCTCAACATCTACTTCTACAGCCACATCCACATCATCAACATCCAATAATTCAGTCCCGCCAAAGTTCCCTTGGGAATTCTTCGACTAA
- the LOC18605500 gene encoding dihydrodipicolinate reductase-like protein CRR1, chloroplastic → MAALSCHFHCAIQQLPRNARVRPSFTCSVRPSQNNIKVVVNGAAKEIGRAAVVAVTKARGMEVAGAVDSYFIGEDIGKVCDMEEPLEIPIMNDLTMVLGSISQSKETGVVVDFTEPSAVYDNVKQATAFGLKSVVYVPRIKLDTISALSAFCEKASMGCLVAPTLSIGSILLQQAAISASFHYNNAEIVESRAHATDLPSPDAVQIANNLSNLGQIYNREDIATDVLARGQLLGEDGVRVHSMVLPGLPSSTTVYFSGPGEVYTIKHDITDVQCLMPGLLLAIRKVVRLKHLVYGLEKFL, encoded by the exons ATGGCGGCCCTGAGCTGCCATTTTCATTGTGCTATCCAACAACTTCCTCGCAATGCCAGAGTTAGACCTTCCTTCACTTGCTCAGTGCGACCTTCtcaaaacaatattaag GTTGTTGTAAATGGAGCAGCAAAGGAAATAGGACGGGCTGCAGTAGTTGCTGTGACGAAAGCTAGAGGAATGGAGGTTGCGGGGGCGGTGGATTCCTATTTTATAGGAGAAGATATAGGAAAG GTGTGTGATATGGAAGAGCCTCTAGAAATCCCCATAATGAATGATCTCACTATGGTATTAGGTTCGATATCTCAG TCCAAAGAGACAGGCGTTGTTGTCGATTTTACTGAGCCTTCAGCAGTTTACGACAATGTGAAACAG GCAACAGCATTTGGCCTGAAAAGTGTGGTTTATGTGCCTCGAATTAAGCTTGACACAATATCAGCATTATCTGCATTCTGTGAGAAAGCCAGCATG GGTTGCCTAGTTGCACCAACTCTGTCCATAGGATCTATTCTCCTCCAGCAAGCTGCCATTTCAGCTTCCTTCCACTACAATAATGCAGAAATTGTCGAATCAAGAGCACATGCAACA GATCTTCCCTCACCAGATGCCGTCCAGATTGCCAACAACCTATCTAACCTTGGTCAGATCTACAACAGAGAAGACATTGCAACTGATGTTTTG GCAAGGGGCCAATTACTGGGTGAAGATGGGGTGCGTGTTCATAGCATGGTCCTTCCTGGGCTTCCATCTAGTACAACAGTTTACTTCTCAGGCCCAGGAGAG GTTTACACCATCAAACATGATATCACAGATGTGCAGTGCCTCATGCCAGGCCTGCTCTTGGCTATTAGAAAGGTTGTTCGACTCAAG CATCTGGTGTATGGCCTGGAGAAATTTCTGTAG
- the LOC18605501 gene encoding protein COFACTOR ASSEMBLY OF COMPLEX C SUBUNIT B CCB2, chloroplastic isoform X2, with the protein MVILTTKTLHFNPILQLKTPLGFRPKFASISARLDNPQQRLNLSVLRFTLGIPGLDESYLPRWIGYGFGSLLILNHLFGSDSVTAAQLRSEALGISLAAFSVTLPYLGKFLKGATPIDQTTLPEGAEQIFVMSQNVSVAQKEDLAWATYVLLRNTNTTSVLILARGELCVRGYWNVPDVVPKDNVLDWFKSNIEETGLSDLTDTLYFPQTGDAEFWKMLPQGTRSALVQPVLLDPNLSNNEMGSIEGFVLLASSMRYAYSDKDRAWIRAVSNKLRR; encoded by the exons ATGGTGATACTAACGACTAAAACCCTCCATTTCAATCCGATACTTCAGTTGAAAACCCCTCTCGGATTTCGCCCCAAATTCGCATCAATCTCCGCTCGGTTGGACAATCCCCAGCAACGATTGAATCTCTCTGTTCTTAGATTCACTCTGGGTATACCTGGATTGGACGAATCCTATTTACCTAGATGGATCGGGTACGGGTTCGGTTCCCTTCTCATTTTGAACCACTTGTTTGGATCCGACTCCGTCACCGCGGCGCAGCTG AGATCGGAGGCTTTAGGTATTTCATTGGCTGCATTTTCCGTTACACTTCCTTACCTTGGTAAATTTCTCaag GGTGCAACTCCAATAGATCAAACGACTCTGCCAGAAGGTGCTGAGCAAATCTTTGTCATGTCACAAAATGTGTCGGTTGCTCAGAAGGAAGATTTGGCTTGGGCAACATATGTTTTATTGCGAAATACGAACACCACCTCCGTG tTGATATTAGCTCGAGGTGAATTATGTGTACGTGGATATTGGAATGTGCCAGATGTTGTACCAAAAGATAATGTACTGGATTGGTTTAAAAGTAACATAGAAGAAACTGGCCTGTCTGATTTGACGGACACCCTCTATTTTCCTCAAACTGGAG ATGCTGAATTCTGGAAGATGCTTCCCCAGGGGACCCGTTCTGCCTTGGTACAACCAGTGCTACTAGACCCAAACCTAAGCAACAATGAGATGGGAAGCATTGAAGGTTTTGTCCTGCTGGCTTCGAGCATGAGATATGCATATAGCGATAAAGATAGAGCCTGGATAAGAGCAGTTTCAAACAAACTTAGAA GATGA
- the LOC18605501 gene encoding protein COFACTOR ASSEMBLY OF COMPLEX C SUBUNIT B CCB2, chloroplastic isoform X1, translating into MVILTTKTLHFNPILQLKTPLGFRPKFASISARLDNPQQRLNLSVLRFTLGIPGLDESYLPRWIGYGFGSLLILNHLFGSDSVTAAQLRSEALGISLAAFSVTLPYLGKFLKGATPIDQTTLPEGAEQIFVMSQNVSVAQKEDLAWATYVLLRNTNTTSVLILARGELCVRGYWNVPDVVPKDNVLDWFKSNIEETGLSDLTDTLYFPQTGDAEFWKMLPQGTRSALVQPVLLDPNLSNNEMGSIEGFVLLASSMRYAYSDKDRAWIRAVSNKLRRASASRD; encoded by the exons ATGGTGATACTAACGACTAAAACCCTCCATTTCAATCCGATACTTCAGTTGAAAACCCCTCTCGGATTTCGCCCCAAATTCGCATCAATCTCCGCTCGGTTGGACAATCCCCAGCAACGATTGAATCTCTCTGTTCTTAGATTCACTCTGGGTATACCTGGATTGGACGAATCCTATTTACCTAGATGGATCGGGTACGGGTTCGGTTCCCTTCTCATTTTGAACCACTTGTTTGGATCCGACTCCGTCACCGCGGCGCAGCTG AGATCGGAGGCTTTAGGTATTTCATTGGCTGCATTTTCCGTTACACTTCCTTACCTTGGTAAATTTCTCaag GGTGCAACTCCAATAGATCAAACGACTCTGCCAGAAGGTGCTGAGCAAATCTTTGTCATGTCACAAAATGTGTCGGTTGCTCAGAAGGAAGATTTGGCTTGGGCAACATATGTTTTATTGCGAAATACGAACACCACCTCCGTG tTGATATTAGCTCGAGGTGAATTATGTGTACGTGGATATTGGAATGTGCCAGATGTTGTACCAAAAGATAATGTACTGGATTGGTTTAAAAGTAACATAGAAGAAACTGGCCTGTCTGATTTGACGGACACCCTCTATTTTCCTCAAACTGGAG ATGCTGAATTCTGGAAGATGCTTCCCCAGGGGACCCGTTCTGCCTTGGTACAACCAGTGCTACTAGACCCAAACCTAAGCAACAATGAGATGGGAAGCATTGAAGGTTTTGTCCTGCTGGCTTCGAGCATGAGATATGCATATAGCGATAAAGATAGAGCCTGGATAAGAGCAGTTTCAAACAAACTTAGAA GAGCCTCTGCATCTAGGGACTGA